The Vigna unguiculata cultivar IT97K-499-35 chromosome 6, ASM411807v1, whole genome shotgun sequence genome contains a region encoding:
- the LOC114189114 gene encoding uncharacterized protein LOC114189114: MSMKLHNWSSSEYKELVLIYSEGSKSNILGLRHNQNRVLLRLRNPFCDSGATRELLVEVTAKKGNTREGFYFWAVKVTTGRLDDTRNHNGFNVCYNKYWSELCGKESCFYEVIRKVGNRNSEEKVNWEFSHWYSAGGGTRIAYSVIIECDKTSGLKAELKGPFKCLNLEKEPESEAALTLQKMEKEPRKEAERKFVESKLEGREHILLAQGSEQRATVVNNIVNSGTFTGSGNGSKYEDCKIDMRSDFKSSP; this comes from the exons ATGAGTATGAAGCTTCACAATTGGTCAAGCTCAGAGTATAAAGAGTTAGTTCTCATATACTCTGAAGGATCCAAAAGTAACATTTTGGGTTTGAGGCACAACCAAAATAGGGTATTGCTGAGACTTCGCAACCCTTTCTGCGACTCTGGTGCAACGCGTGAGCTTCTGGTGGAGGTCACTGCTAAGAAGGGAAACACTCGTGAAGGTTTCTACTTTTGGGCTGTCAAAGTGACCACAGGCAGACTCGATGACACTCGTAACCATAATGGATTCAATG TTTGTTATAACAAATATTGGAGCGAGCTTTGTGGGAAGGAAAGTTGCTTTTATGAAGTGATTCGCAAAGTTGGAAACAGAAATTCTGAGGAGAAGGTGAATTGGGAGTTTTCTCACTGGTATTCTGCCGGTGGTGGAACACGAATCGCATACAGTGTCATTATCGAGTGTGACAAAACAAGTGGTCTTAAGGCAGAGCTTAAAGGCCCTTTTAAATGCTTGAATTTGGAGAAAGAACCAGAATCTGAGGCTGCACTCACTCTGCAGAAGATGGAGAAAGAGCCCAGAAAAGAAGCTGAGAGAAAGTTTGTGGAAAGTAAGTTGGAAGGAAGAGAACACATTCTCCTTGCACAAGGTTCTGAGCAACGTGCCACGGTGGTGAATAATATTGTTAATTCAGGAACATTTACTGGTTCTGGAAATGGCTCTAAATACGAAGATTGTAAGATTGATATGAGGTCGGATTTTAAATCATCACCCTAG